The nucleotide sequence AGCAGGCTCCATACAGCATACTCATTGTCATCCAGCCAGTTATATACAATCTGTTCATCTATGGGCACGAACAAATGCTCTCCACGCAGCAGGATTTCAAATGATTCCTTCAACTCCGGGCTTCCTTCCCGAATGAGTTTTCCTGCCAGGCTGTTAGAACTGGTATTTGCCCAGTATGCTGCAAATTTCCTTTTATCCAGAAAATTCAGAATCGACCAGGGATTATAAATATCTGTCCGGCTGCCAAAAATAAAACCGTCATACCACTTTTTCACATCCTGCTTTTTGGCCGATAAGCCAAACTCATCAAGGGCATGAAAAACTTCTTCCTCTGTAAAACCGAAATCATCTGCATATTTTTCTGACGTGGTTGTTATCACCTTTAAATTCAGGTCTAAAACTACGGACTTCTCACTTATATTGGTATCGCCTGCATAAAAATTCGCTTCGCGAATGGCAGGCGAGCAGGCAATCAATCTGCAAGGCAGATTGGTTACAAAAGTGATCCCCGTCATAATAGCCCGTTCCAGCCAGGGATTTGTCTTAAATGACGAATTAAACAGATTGCGGATAAAGGCTGTGATTTCCTCCCAGTAGCCATTCACATATGCCTCCTGCATTGGTGTATCATATTCATCCAGCAGAATAATTGCTTTTTTCCCATAATACTGATACAAAAACTTCGACAGCTGAGAAAGGGAAAGAGATAAATCCACTTCATTCATCTGCTCTCTTACGCCATACATATATGATTTATCTGCCATCGAAAGTTTATCACTATTCAGAAGAAATTCATACTCTGAATATAAATTAATCATCAACCGGCAGATTTTCTGCTTCATCATATCATAAGAAGTCTCTTTCACACTGCCAAAAGAAAGACTGATAACCGGCCAGGTTCCCTGCAGTTCCCTGTACTTCTCCTTCTGCCATATGGCCAGGCCTTCAAATAAATCTCCCCTGTCCGCGTATTTAACAGAAAAAAACTTTTCCGTCATGCTCAGATTCAGAGTTTTGCCAAAACGACGGGGACGGGCAATCAATGTCACTTCGTCATTGGATTCCCACCATTCTTCTATAAAATCTGTTTTATCTATATAGAAATTATGACTGATTCTTACTTTTTCAAAATCCTGATGTCCGATTCCTACAGTTCCTGCCATAAATTCCTCCAAATGATAGCTTCAAATCCCCGGCCTGACCTTTATACCTTCCAGGGGGCTTTCCCGCTGTTCCAGAGCTTTTCCAGATATTCCCGGTCGTGGATATTGTCCATGGGGGACCAGAAGCCCGGATGTTTATACGCCGCCATCTGGCGGTCTGCTGCCAGCCTCTCGAAAGGCTCCCGCTCCAGCATGGTACTTCCGTCTCCCAGATATTCATATACGGAAGGCTCCATAACCATAAATCCAATGTTGACCCAGGCCTGGTCAGAACGGGCTTTTTCCTGAAAACCCAGCACCTGATTGCCCGCGGCATCCAGCTGCAGCGCTCCAAACCTGCCTTCCGGCTGAGTGGTGGAAATCGTCACTGATTTTTTCTGCTCTCTGTGAAATTCCAGAAGACGATGGATATCCACATCGGAAACACCGTCCCCGTAAGTCAGCATAAAAGGCTCCTCGCCTATGTAATCACGGGCCCGCAGAATTCTTCCCGCTGTGAGTGTCTCAAGCCCTGTGTCCACCAGCGTCACCTTCCAGGGCTCGCTGTTTTTGTCCAGCACCTGGACTTTCTGGTTCTTCAGGCTGATTTTCAGCTGGCTGTTGTTCTGATAATAATTGACAAAATATTCTTTTATCATATGCCCTTTGTAACCGCAGCATATAATAAATTCCTGAAATCCGAAAGCCGCATACTGCCTCATAATATGCCATAATATGGGCCTGCCTCCGATTTCCACCATGGGCTTGGGACGAAGCCTGGATTCCTCGCTGATTCTCGTTCCTTTTCCGCCTGCTAAAATAACTACTTTCATATCTGCCGCTCTTTCATTGTGAATTCTTTTATCTGATGTTACACTTACTGCTTCTTCCCCAAAAACTCCTTAATCTGGCACTCCATACAGGAACGGATATCTCCCCGTTCCCGATATACTTTGGTCCATTCCACGGTTTTTTCCACTGCAGTTCTAATCTTCCAGGCGGGCTTCCAGCCAATCCGGGCTTTAATCAGGGAACAGTCCAGCTTCAGGAAGGAGGCTTCGTGGGGACCCTCTTCACAGAGATTTTTCCAGCTCAGTCCTTCTCCCCAGGACTGACAGAACAGATCTGTCAGTTCCCCTACGGTAATGCAGTCTTCCTCATCAGGGCCCACGTTATAATAGCCCTGCTTATGGGCCTCTTCGGCCTGCTGCTCCACAATGGCCAGATAGGCAGTCAGAGGTTCCAGTACATGCTGAAACGGGCGTATGGAATAAGGATTTCTCAGAATAATTTCCTCTTTTGCCAGCGCTGCCCGGACACAGTCAGGGATAATCCTGTCTTTTGCAAAATCCCCGCCTCCGATAACATTTCCGGCTCTGGCCGTGGATACCGCAATATTCCTGCTGTCAAAAAAAGATTTCTTATAGCTGTGGGTAACCAGCTCAGAACAGGACTTGCTGTTGGAATAAGGGTCGTAACCATCCAGCGGGTCTGTCTCCCGGTATCCCCAAATCCATTCCCGATTTTCATACACCTTATCCGTGGTTACATTTAGTACGGAACTTACGCTTTCCGTATTCCGCACGCACTCCAGAAGGTGTACCGTTCCCATCACATTGGTCTCGTAAGTGTAGACGGGATTCTCGTAACTTTCCCGCACAATGGGCTGGGCTGCCATATGGATAACCAGTTCCGGCTGATATTTGTCGAATACAGATTTCAGGTTCTGATAATCTCTGATATCGCCTTCCAGATCTGTCATTCCCTCTCCTGCGCCGGAGAGCTGAAACAGGTTCTCTTCTGCCGGCGGCTTTAATGCATAACCAATTACCCTGGCCCCTGTCATCTGCAGCATAAGGCTGAGCCAGGCGCCTTTAAAGCCCGTATGGCCGGTGAGCAGTATGGTTTTGTTTTTATAAAAATCAGACATGTTTTATTCCTCCACGAACACTTCGCAATATCTGGTATGTAAGCGGTAATAAGAATCATTCCGTATATATTATCGTAAATATTTCATTCCTGCATAACATATATGGCGAATGAAACAGATTATGGATGGTTCCTGCCATAAGCCACTCCAAACAATAAATCCGCTATACTGTCAACTGACCATAGTATAACGGATTTTTGGCGAAATTACAACTGAGCTGCATAAATTCAATGGACTGCTGACTGAATCAAACCATAGTCTGTTCGTTTATATCCTCAGCCCCTTTTCTTCCAACAACAGCTTTCCCGCAAGAGCCTTACATTGCATGGAAAATAATTCTACGGCTTCCTTCAAATTCCCCTGGTCTGAATCAGACATATGGTTTCGCACAACATCACTCAAATCCATGCCTTCCAGACGACTTCCAAACTGACGGTTAAAAACTTCAAACTTTCCTGCCAGAAAATTCATATCTCCTTCTGTCAGTCTTTCAATTTTTCCCACATCATGATCAGCCAGGTCTGCCATTTTGTATAATTCATACACTGCGTCAAGTCTGACTGACTGTGCTTCCGGATATTCCAGATCAAATTCCAGACGCTTTCCTTCCCCTTCCTGAAGCAGAGAAATGCCAAACTCTTCTTCCATCTTCCTCAGCATGTCGTAAGCACGGTTATACCAGGTATGATTCTGAACTTTCTTATAACCATTCTCTGCAATTTCAGCTGCTTCCTCCTGATGTGACAGCAGATATTTCAGACGTCCGGACAGGGATTCAACATCTTTTAATGAAAAAATAATCAGCTCTTCATTATCCCTAAAATTCTCCACAGTATACTTACTTTCATCTGTAACCGCAACAGCTTTACTCAACATGGCCGCTGCGATTCTCTCCTGAAAAGCATCCTTAAACCAGGGCATAATATTCAGAGCAATTCTGGCGTCTGCCAGCGCTTTTTCTGCTGCATAAGCACCGCCTTCATGAATCACAAGATTTTCCATATGTTCCGAATAAAAATTCTCCCACCCCTGTCCAAACACATGAATGGTCAGGCCGTCACCCAATAATGCACGGATTACTTTGTCCCGATAATAAAAACGGGCATAAAAATCAACTTTAAAAAATTCACCCATCAGTTCATGAAAATCTGCATCACTTACTTCCTGATTATACTTCTTCAATGTTCTGGACAGACATTCCTCCAGCGTATACTGTGAATTTACAATAATATCTTCCAGCATGTCTTCCAAAAATTTTAACAGTACACCGCCCTGTCCAAACCGTTCTGATAATTCTTTCTTTATTTGCTCCGGATCCTGCCAGGTTCCGGTAAATATAATATCCAGAGTCCGCTTTTCATACGGTATATATTCCGGACGTGCGCTTCCTGACAACGGAATAAACGATGTGTGTTTAACCATTGGAAAAAATTTATCTATGTAATCACAGAAGTTTCTGTCACATCCAAACACAATTGTCCTGTCATCTGCCTGATTCAGATGGGCCCCAACTCCAACAGGCGGATCACACAGATAAATACCGTATATGCTTTCCGTTGAAAGATTTCTCGTAATTCCCCAGTCACAGCATACACCGTTCAAATCCAGAACCATATCAAATTTATATTTCGCAAGTACATGATTATATAACATGGGCTGCGCCAGAGACCATCCATCCAGAGTACAGGTATTACACCCCAGTTTCCGCATGGCCAATGCCCATTCTTCAATATATCGTTCTGAAGAAGCATAACGCGATGCTGTTTTTATTAATAAAATATTTTTTCTTTCCATTCCAAACTCCCGTTAAAGGTTTCCCTGTTTCCTATGAACTAATCCTCCCATACTTTCCAGGGCGCTTTTCCTGCTGCCCAAAGGTTGTCAAGCCACGTTTTATCCCGGATTGTTTCTACCGGCGACCAGAACCCCTCATGCCGGTATGTCTGTACTGCCTTTTCCTGCGCCAGGCACTCCATCAGTGTAGCCGCTCTGGTGGGAGAATCAGGCGCAAAATACGGAATTGCCTCAGGCTCCAGTACCATACTGCAGGCATTTACCCAAGCCTCACCGGCAGAAGCTCTGTCCATAATACCCTGGTATTTGCCGTTCTCACTTAAAGCCAGTATCTCATTTCTTCCTGTGGGATGGGCAACCGCAAAAGTAGCGATATCTCCATGAGCTTTGTGCTGCTCTGTCATTTTCCGGATATCAATGTCAGACAGACAATCTCCATAAGTCACCAGCACAGTTTCACTTCCGCTGTATTCTCCTGCCATATACAGCCGGTCTGCCACGGAAGAACTGCGCCCGGTATCAATTACAGACACCTTCCAGTCTTCTGTCTGCTTCCGGTGTATTTCCACATCATTTGTCTGCAAATCTACCGTAATATCAGACTGATAAATATAAAAATTCATAAAATATTCTTTGATTGCCTCGCCTTTATATCCGGTAC is from Lachnospiraceae bacterium JLR.KK002 and encodes:
- a CDS encoding AAA family ATPase, translated to MAGTVGIGHQDFEKVRISHNFYIDKTDFIEEWWESNDEVTLIARPRRFGKTLNLSMTEKFFSVKYADRGDLFEGLAIWQKEKYRELQGTWPVISLSFGSVKETSYDMMKQKICRLMINLYSEYEFLLNSDKLSMADKSYMYGVREQMNEVDLSLSLSQLSKFLYQYYGKKAIILLDEYDTPMQEAYVNGYWEEITAFIRNLFNSSFKTNPWLERAIMTGITFVTNLPCRLIACSPAIREANFYAGDTNISEKSVVLDLNLKVITTTSEKYADDFGFTEEEVFHALDEFGLSAKKQDVKKWYDGFIFGSRTDIYNPWSILNFLDKRKFAAYWANTSSNSLAGKLIREGSPELKESFEILLRGEHLFVPIDEQIVYNWLDDNEYAVWSLLLASGYLKAVSYEDYGSDELITEPEYELALTNREVNLMFRSMIHRWFSGNPSSYQRFIKSFLRGNLEEMNAYMNRITSETFSYFDTGKHSDREESERFYHGFMLGLLVELENRYIITSNRESGFGRYDVMLEPKSQSGNGIILEFKVQDSRKEQELSDTVAEALKQIEEKSYAAALTARGIPEERIRKYGFAFCGKQVLIGTCDKRS
- the rfbF gene encoding glucose-1-phosphate cytidylyltransferase; the protein is MKVVILAGGKGTRISEESRLRPKPMVEIGGRPILWHIMRQYAAFGFQEFIICCGYKGHMIKEYFVNYYQNNSQLKISLKNQKVQVLDKNSEPWKVTLVDTGLETLTAGRILRARDYIGEEPFMLTYGDGVSDVDIHRLLEFHREQKKSVTISTTQPEGRFGALQLDAAGNQVLGFQEKARSDQAWVNIGFMVMEPSVYEYLGDGSTMLEREPFERLAADRQMAAYKHPGFWSPMDNIHDREYLEKLWNSGKAPWKV
- the rfbG gene encoding CDP-glucose 4,6-dehydratase, which translates into the protein MSDFYKNKTILLTGHTGFKGAWLSLMLQMTGARVIGYALKPPAEENLFQLSGAGEGMTDLEGDIRDYQNLKSVFDKYQPELVIHMAAQPIVRESYENPVYTYETNVMGTVHLLECVRNTESVSSVLNVTTDKVYENREWIWGYRETDPLDGYDPYSNSKSCSELVTHSYKKSFFDSRNIAVSTARAGNVIGGGDFAKDRIIPDCVRAALAKEEIILRNPYSIRPFQHVLEPLTAYLAIVEQQAEEAHKQGYYNVGPDEEDCITVGELTDLFCQSWGEGLSWKNLCEEGPHEASFLKLDCSLIKARIGWKPAWKIRTAVEKTVEWTKVYRERGDIRSCMECQIKEFLGKKQ
- a CDS encoding glycosyltransferase; the protein is MERKNILLIKTASRYASSERYIEEWALAMRKLGCNTCTLDGWSLAQPMLYNHVLAKYKFDMVLDLNGVCCDWGITRNLSTESIYGIYLCDPPVGVGAHLNQADDRTIVFGCDRNFCDYIDKFFPMVKHTSFIPLSGSARPEYIPYEKRTLDIIFTGTWQDPEQIKKELSERFGQGGVLLKFLEDMLEDIIVNSQYTLEECLSRTLKKYNQEVSDADFHELMGEFFKVDFYARFYYRDKVIRALLGDGLTIHVFGQGWENFYSEHMENLVIHEGGAYAAEKALADARIALNIMPWFKDAFQERIAAAMLSKAVAVTDESKYTVENFRDNEELIIFSLKDVESLSGRLKYLLSHQEEAAEIAENGYKKVQNHTWYNRAYDMLRKMEEEFGISLLQEGEGKRLEFDLEYPEAQSVRLDAVYELYKMADLADHDVGKIERLTEGDMNFLAGKFEVFNRQFGSRLEGMDLSDVVRNHMSDSDQGNLKEAVELFSMQCKALAGKLLLEEKGLRI
- a CDS encoding sugar phosphate nucleotidyltransferase; translated protein: MKVIILAGGLPSTLIEEDEKMPKPMAEIGGRPILWHIMKQYAYYGYNDFIICTGYKGEAIKEYFMNFYIYQSDITVDLQTNDVEIHRKQTEDWKVSVIDTGRSSSVADRLYMAGEYSGSETVLVTYGDCLSDIDIRKMTEQHKAHGDIATFAVAHPTGRNEILALSENGKYQGIMDRASAGEAWVNACSMVLEPEAIPYFAPDSPTRAATLMECLAQEKAVQTYRHEGFWSPVETIRDKTWLDNLWAAGKAPWKVWED